One genomic window of Equus caballus isolate H_3958 breed thoroughbred chromosome 6, TB-T2T, whole genome shotgun sequence includes the following:
- the RTP5 gene encoding receptor-transporting protein 5, translating to MRPCGRQAAVGTELPAGVSGAKVVLVSLGQSLFVSLTLTGASWLPSYSTACQQHAEKPAPWACQLASSWVRVPEPHCPSDRMRCPPYPATWGFNRRGKIHASTWPLSRGRQLPIGVLLSLPLASSPLGSAPPYSAGLVAGSFLAPLLLVAPETLLPHVPSWWKLANKKTRRRIRKKACFSFLRDKPGCHGDCTVVKAAIGWRHGMRELPGSLEPAQLPDRTAEPSASMDGADVWASTLAQLMAKRKPQDTWELLPEENLASGHMDSSGFQYRLRGLSRLQCGRCQWGWSSAHVHILFHMWWDEDSRLGLVKMRIWGQRCRLCPPGTQGDCHVSLLNVRLFLSKLVLFILQECYREGLSSDQCPEICFGERCEACDLGVCFFQKPPDPAWGPEVKSPSTIKGRYTLFTSSNTAAIASGKQLLTLSSGPVVDRSRGYTPNSISIPLSVSDFIRNPLSESSNFFREDDDIVTVPFSLVGVGRDKGPVADAKGRVRPGEGSPAAADPRGPLIIGKGSIYLPAPSAATPKGRGIPVNMRGPVFHGRGLLISSIKPFELKGFIFKGRGRLSSPVGVDEGQGPVSGSEGPTAAENNSRLVSYIFGLMDDGEGSITFPLSLIDIVRSEAPFSDIDGCVSFPFIFTDLGKGKGSSADIPKGEGKEDGDKGPITAAREPLMVTTARVPVSISRGSITVPFSVFRIIERISHGYTASGPQSNGLAARGYSKRRRLPRPRLGKYGSGSSEDEDFCCGDSCCRPRFDPYEEVWIWASMTVCILWIMYLYKFSPDNFQPRM from the exons ATGAGGCCCTGCGGCCGCCAGGCAGCTGTGGGCACTGAGCTTCCTGCAGGGGTGTCGGGAGCCAAGGTGGTCTTGGTCTCGCTGGGTCAGAGCCTGTTTGTCTCGTTAACACTGACGGGCGCTTCATGGCTCCCATCCTACTCGACTGCCTGTCAACAGCACGCAGAGAAACCCGCTCCCTGGGCCTGCCAGCTGGCGAGCTCCTGGGTCAGGGTGCCCGAGCCACACTGCCCATCGGACAGGATGCGCTGCCCACCATATCCGGCAACCTGGGGCTTTAATAGGAGGGGCAAGATCCACGCCTCCACGTGGCCCCTGTCCCGAGGACGACAGCTGCCCATAGGGGTTCTCCTTAGTCTCCCCTTGGCATCCTCCCCCCTGGGCTCGGCCCCTCCCTACTCTGCTGGACTAGTGGCCGGTTCTTTCCTCGCTCCACTTCTTCTCGTTGCCCCCGAGACACTGCTGCCACACGTGCCCTCGTGGTGGAAGCTCGCAAACAAGAAAACGAGAAG AAGGATACGAAAAAAGGCCTGTTTCTCGTTTCTGCGAGACAAGCCCGGTTGTCATGGAGACTGCACGGTTGTCAAGGCAGCGATTGGCTGGCGGCACGGGATGCGGGAGCTTCCTGGGAGCCTGGAGCCGGCGCAGCTGCCAGACCGCACTGCGGAGCCCAGCGCCAGCATGGACGGGGCGGACGTGTGGGCCAGCACCTTAGCCCAGCTGATGGCCAAGAGGAAACCCCAGGACACCTGGGAGCTGCTGCCTGAGGAGAACCTGGCCTCGGGGCACATGGACAGCAGCGGTTTCCAGTACCGGCTGCGAGGGCTTTCGAG GCTCCAGTGTGGCCGCTGCCAGTGGGGCTGGTCCTCGGCCCATGTGCACATCCTCTTCCACATGTGGTGGGACGAGGACAGCCGGCTGGGGCTGGTGAAGATGCGTATCTGGGGCCAGCGGTGCAGGCTGTGCCCGCCGGGCACGCAGGGAGACTGCCACGTGAGCCTCCTGAACGTCAGGCTCTTCCTCAGCAAGCTGGTCCTGTTCATCCTGCAGGAGTGCTACCGGGAGGGCCTCAGCTCTGACCAGTGCCCCGAGATCTGCTTCGGCGAGCGCTGTGAGGCCTGCGACCTGGGAGTCTGCTTCTTCCAGAAGCCCCCAGACCCTGCCTGGGGGCCCGAGGTCAAGAGCCCCAGCACCATCAAGGGCAGGTACACCTTGTTCACCAGCAGCAACACAGCTGCCATTGCCTCTGGGAAGCAGCTGCTCACGCTGAGCAGTGGCCCTGTGGTGGACCGCTCCCGGGGCTACACTCCCAACTCCATCAGCATCCCCCTCTCCGTGTCCGACTTCATCAGGAACCCCCTCTCCGAGAGCAGCAACTTCTTCAGGGAGGATGACGACATCGTCACTGTCCCCTTCTCCCTGGTGGGTGTGGGCAGGGACAAGGGGCCTGTCGCTGATGCCAAGGGCCGTGTCCGCCCTGGAGAGGGCTCCCCGGCTGCGGCCGACCCCAGAGGGCCGCTCATCATTGGCAAGGGCTCCATCTACCTGCCCGCCCCGTCCGCAGCCACGCCCAAGGGCAGAGGCATCCCGGTGAACATGAGGGGCCCCGTCTTCCACGGCAGAGGCCTCCTCATCAGCAGCATCAAGCCCTTCGAGCTCAAAGGGTTCATTTTCAAAGGCCGGGGCCGCCTCTCCAGCCCTGTTGGTGTCGACGAGGGCCAGGGCCCCGTGTCTGGCAGCGAGGGCCCCACCGCTGCTGAAAATAACTCACGGCTGGTGTCCTACATCTTTGGCCTCATGGATGATGGAGAAGGCTCCATCACCTTCCCCCTGTCCTTGATCGACATCGTCCGAAGTGAAGCCCCCTTCAGCGACATTGATGGCTGCGTCAGCTTCCCCTTCATCTTTACTGACCTGGGCAAAGGCAAGGGTTCTTCCGCTGACATCCCCAAGGGTGAAGGGAAGGAAGATGGTGACAAGGGCCCCATCACCGCTGCTCGTGAGCCCCTCATGGTGACCACTGCCCGTGTCCCTGTCTCCATTAGCCGGGGCTCCATCACCGTTCCCTTCTCAGTCTTCAGGATCATAGAACGCATAAGCCACGGCTACACGGCTAGTGGCCCCCAAAGCAATGGCCTTGCCGCCCGGGGCTACTCCAAGCGCAGGAGGCTGCCGCGGCCCCGGCTCGGCAAGTACGGCTCTGGGTCCAGTGAGGATGAGGACTTCTGCTGTGGAGACAGCTGCTGCCGGCCACGTTTTGATCCCTACGAAGAAGTCTGGATCTGGGCTTCCATGACCGTCTGCATCCTCTGGATCATGTACCTGTATAAGTTCAGCCCTGACAACTTCCAGCCACGAATGTGA